From one Microbacter margulisiae genomic stretch:
- a CDS encoding glutamine synthetase III — MAKLRFSALQELATRTPLEVQTPSNLENFFGINVFDKKKMQVYLSKEAYKAVVEAIEEGTTIDRKVADQVATGMCKWAKERGATHYTHWFQPLTDATAEKHERLFDFGENNEVLERFSGKLLIQQEPDASSFPSGGIRNTFEARGYTAWDVSSPAFIVDHTLCIPTIFIAYTGEALDYKTPLLRALSAVDKAAVRVCQYFDKDVKKVNANLGWEQEYFLIDKALYNARPDLALTGRTLMGHASAKDQQLEDHYFASIPTRVMAFMSELELEGHKLGIPLKTRHNEVAPNQFECAPIFEEANLANDHNQLVMDLMKHIAPKHNFAVLLHEKPFAGINGSGKHNNWSLSTNTGVNLYSPAKNPKGNLLFLSFIVNTLKAVHDNQDLLRASIMSAENSHRLGANEAPPAILSVFLGSYLTNMLDNLAEKVSDSRMTPEEKTALKLGIGRIPDILLDSTDRNRTSPFAFTGNRFEFRAVGSSANCGSAMTALNAVMAAQLTKFADEVDALIATGKGKDEAIFNVMKRLIIESRPIRFEGDGYSKEWVEEAAKRGLTNITTAPDAIKKYLDKESVKLLTGLGVYSEVELHSRVDVEFEKFTKKIQIEARILGDLAINHVVPTAIAYQNRLIENIRGMKEVFDSEEFERLASDRKNLVREIGERIVAIKTMTYEMVEARKVANNIENVEEKTFAYSTTVRPYFDKIRYHIDKLEETIDDEIWPLPKYRELLFMK, encoded by the coding sequence ATGGCAAAATTACGTTTTTCCGCATTGCAAGAGCTAGCAACTCGAACACCGCTAGAGGTGCAAACTCCATCTAACCTTGAGAATTTTTTCGGAATCAATGTTTTTGATAAGAAAAAAATGCAGGTTTATCTTTCGAAAGAAGCTTACAAAGCCGTAGTTGAAGCAATTGAAGAAGGAACTACTATCGACCGGAAAGTGGCTGATCAAGTTGCAACAGGTATGTGCAAGTGGGCTAAAGAACGTGGAGCAACTCATTATACACACTGGTTTCAGCCTTTGACTGACGCCACTGCAGAAAAGCATGAACGTTTGTTCGATTTTGGAGAAAATAACGAAGTTCTGGAACGTTTTTCCGGAAAACTATTAATTCAACAAGAACCAGATGCTTCTTCCTTCCCAAGCGGAGGTATTCGTAATACATTTGAAGCACGTGGTTATACCGCCTGGGATGTTTCTTCCCCTGCTTTTATTGTTGATCACACATTGTGTATTCCTACTATCTTCATTGCTTACACCGGAGAAGCATTAGACTATAAAACTCCGTTACTTCGTGCCTTGAGTGCAGTTGATAAAGCTGCCGTACGTGTTTGCCAATATTTTGACAAAGATGTGAAGAAGGTTAATGCTAATTTAGGTTGGGAACAGGAATACTTTTTGATTGACAAAGCTTTATATAATGCACGTCCTGATTTGGCATTAACAGGCCGTACCTTGATGGGCCATGCTTCTGCAAAAGATCAACAATTGGAAGATCACTATTTTGCATCCATTCCTACCCGTGTGATGGCATTTATGAGTGAATTGGAATTGGAAGGTCATAAATTAGGTATTCCTTTGAAGACCAGACATAATGAAGTAGCTCCAAATCAGTTCGAATGTGCTCCGATTTTTGAAGAAGCAAATCTTGCAAATGATCACAACCAGCTTGTGATGGATTTGATGAAACATATTGCACCAAAGCATAATTTTGCTGTTTTATTACACGAAAAACCATTTGCCGGCATCAATGGATCAGGGAAACACAACAACTGGTCGTTGAGCACTAATACAGGCGTGAATTTATATAGCCCGGCTAAGAATCCCAAAGGCAATTTATTGTTCTTGTCATTTATCGTGAATACACTGAAAGCAGTACATGATAATCAGGATTTATTACGTGCTTCTATTATGAGTGCAGAAAACTCGCATCGTTTAGGTGCTAACGAAGCTCCTCCTGCAATTTTGTCTGTATTCTTAGGTTCATATTTAACCAATATGCTCGATAACTTAGCTGAAAAAGTTTCAGATTCGCGCATGACGCCAGAAGAAAAGACGGCATTGAAATTAGGAATTGGCCGCATTCCAGATATCCTTTTGGACAGCACAGACCGAAACAGAACATCGCCGTTTGCATTTACAGGCAATCGTTTTGAATTCCGCGCTGTTGGTTCATCTGCCAACTGCGGCTCGGCTATGACAGCTCTGAACGCAGTAATGGCTGCTCAATTGACAAAATTTGCCGACGAAGTTGATGCTTTAATTGCAACCGGCAAGGGGAAAGATGAAGCGATTTTTAATGTTATGAAACGCCTGATTATTGAATCCCGTCCTATTCGTTTTGAAGGGGATGGTTATTCCAAGGAATGGGTGGAAGAAGCTGCAAAACGTGGGTTAACCAACATTACGACAGCTCCGGATGCTATTAAGAAATATCTTGATAAAGAATCAGTTAAGTTACTTACAGGACTAGGTGTTTATTCTGAAGTGGAACTGCATAGTCGTGTTGATGTTGAGTTTGAGAAATTTACTAAGAAAATTCAGATTGAAGCTCGTATTTTGGGTGATTTGGCAATTAACCATGTTGTACCAACTGCTATTGCTTATCAAAACCGTCTGATTGAGAATATTCGTGGTATGAAGGAAGTCTTTGATAGCGAAGAGTTCGAAAGATTGGCAAGTGATAGGAAGAACTTGGTACGTGAGATTGGTGAACGTATTGTGGCCATCAAAACAATGACTTATGAAATGGTTGAGGCTCGAAAAGTTGCCAATAACATTGAAAATGTAGAAGAAAAAACATTTGCTTATAGCACTACCGTTCGTCCATATTTTGATAAAATCCGTTATCATATTGATAAGCTGGAAGAAACGATAGATGATGAAATTTGGCCATTGCCAAAATATCGTGAATTGTTATTCATGAAATAA